Proteins encoded by one window of Robbsia betulipollinis:
- a CDS encoding transposase: MARKPKTPPRKLPAIPQELIDQFVKGPMTAEAVQDAAMAFKKALIERALGAEMGHHLGYATGTERPPETTNQRNGRSAKTVLTDDGPLALQIP, encoded by the coding sequence ATGGCACGCAAACCGAAGACACCGCCGCGGAAATTGCCCGCGATTCCCCAGGAGCTGATCGACCAGTTTGTAAAAGGCCCGATGACGGCCGAAGCCGTCCAGGATGCCGCGATGGCGTTCAAGAAGGCGCTGATCGAGCGGGCCCTGGGCGCTGAGATGGGCCACCACCTCGGTTACGCCACCGGCACGGAACGCCCGCCCGAGACCACGAACCAGCGCAACGGCCGCAGCGCCAAGACCGTGCTCACGGACGATGGCCCGTTGGCGTTGCAGATTCCG